One genomic segment of Mycolicibacterium chubuense NBB4 includes these proteins:
- a CDS encoding YceI family protein, with product MTTATAQLATGTWAIDPVHSSVGFSVRHLMVSKVRGQFENFSGAITVAEDGTPSVRAEIAVDSVDTRNEQRDAHIKSADFFDVERYPVATFTSTAVRADGDRYVVDGDFTLKGVTKTISLDLEFNGVNPGMGHGEVAGFEASVVVNRKDFGIDIDMPLETGGAVVGDKVTITLEIEAVKQV from the coding sequence ATGACCACTGCCACCGCACAACTGGCCACCGGTACCTGGGCGATCGACCCGGTGCACTCCTCCGTCGGCTTCTCGGTACGCCACCTCATGGTGAGCAAGGTCCGCGGTCAGTTCGAGAACTTCAGCGGCGCCATCACCGTCGCCGAGGACGGCACCCCGTCGGTGCGCGCGGAGATCGCCGTCGATTCGGTCGACACCCGCAACGAGCAGCGCGACGCCCACATCAAGTCGGCCGACTTCTTCGATGTCGAGAGGTATCCGGTCGCGACCTTCACCTCGACGGCGGTCCGCGCCGACGGTGACCGCTACGTCGTCGACGGTGACTTCACCCTGAAGGGCGTCACCAAGACCATCTCGCTGGACCTGGAGTTCAACGGCGTCAACCCCGGCATGGGCCACGGTGAGGTCGCGGGCTTCGAAGCCTCGGTTGTGGTCAACCGCAAGGACTTCGGCATCGACATCGACATGCCGCTGGAGACCGGCGGCGCCGTGGTCGGCGACAAGGTGACCATCACCCTCGAGATCGAAGCCGTCAAGCAAGTCTGA
- a CDS encoding DUF2231 domain-containing protein, which translates to MTTVAGLPAHALLVHAIVVLVPMITLVGILCALWPAARQRFVWGLVALAVVNLVLTPLTVSAGEWLYNRQDSHSTILQTHAERGETMIYFSIALLVMAIAVAVLHVRAGRSGGSHRLATVLVAVLVVVIGVASTVQVVRIGHTGTEAKWGVVGQ; encoded by the coding sequence ATGACCACTGTCGCCGGCCTGCCCGCCCACGCCCTGCTCGTGCACGCGATCGTCGTCCTCGTGCCGATGATCACGCTGGTCGGGATCCTCTGTGCGCTCTGGCCGGCCGCGCGTCAGCGATTCGTCTGGGGGCTCGTCGCGTTGGCCGTCGTCAATCTCGTGCTGACGCCGCTGACCGTGTCGGCGGGGGAGTGGCTGTACAACCGCCAGGACTCCCACAGCACGATCCTGCAGACGCACGCCGAGCGCGGGGAGACGATGATCTACTTCTCGATCGCCCTGCTGGTGATGGCGATCGCGGTCGCGGTGCTACACGTGCGCGCCGGCCGGTCCGGCGGGTCGCACAGGCTGGCGACTGTCCTCGTCGCCGTGCTCGTCGTCGTGATCGGCGTCGCGTCCACCGTTCAGGTCGTACGCATCGGTCACACCGGCACCGAGGCCAAGTGGGGCGTGGTCGGCCAATAG
- a CDS encoding fumarylacetoacetate hydrolase family protein, with amino-acid sequence MKLRRVCADGRLELQILESDGSWSTTQDRSALGGVVFDAEWELATARRHVDVSGNVLPFQPASFRDFMLYERHAVDAARGLVRRFHPGQSRAATAVEKLTRKPFPMFKPKALFYRQPIYYMSNHLSFVPSGTPVTIPSYSAALDFELEIGFVLKSPLFNATPHQALEAIGAFVVVNDFSARDVQRTEMASGLGPQKSKHFASSMSVLAVTADEILPQIDDLSGSVTINGGTVATVFSRGMQWSLGDILAHASRDEMLYPGELFATGTLPGGSGMETGRWLRPGDRLTLAIDQIGEISHSISSVQEPS; translated from the coding sequence GTGAAGTTGCGACGCGTCTGCGCCGACGGCCGGCTGGAGTTGCAGATCCTGGAGTCCGACGGCTCATGGTCGACGACTCAGGACCGGTCCGCCCTCGGCGGTGTCGTCTTCGACGCCGAGTGGGAGCTCGCCACTGCGCGGCGGCACGTCGACGTCTCGGGAAACGTCTTGCCTTTCCAGCCGGCGTCGTTCCGCGATTTCATGCTCTACGAACGCCATGCGGTCGACGCGGCGCGCGGACTGGTGCGCCGCTTCCATCCCGGCCAGTCGCGGGCGGCCACCGCGGTCGAGAAACTGACGCGAAAGCCGTTCCCGATGTTCAAGCCCAAGGCGCTGTTCTACCGTCAGCCCATCTACTACATGTCCAACCATCTGAGCTTCGTCCCGAGCGGCACACCGGTGACGATCCCGTCGTACTCCGCGGCGCTGGACTTCGAACTCGAGATCGGATTCGTGCTGAAGAGCCCGTTGTTCAACGCGACCCCGCACCAAGCGCTCGAGGCGATCGGCGCGTTCGTCGTCGTCAATGACTTCAGCGCCCGCGACGTGCAGCGCACCGAGATGGCCTCCGGACTGGGCCCGCAGAAGTCCAAGCACTTCGCGTCGTCGATGTCCGTGCTGGCCGTCACGGCCGACGAGATCCTGCCGCAGATCGACGACCTGTCCGGGTCGGTCACGATCAACGGCGGCACCGTCGCCACGGTGTTCAGCCGGGGCATGCAGTGGTCGCTCGGGGATATTCTTGCGCACGCGTCGCGCGACGAAATGCTCTATCCGGGTGAGCTTTTCGCGACCGGAACCCTGCCGGGCGGTAGTGGCATGGAAACGGGTCGCTGGCTGAGACCCGGGGACCGGCTGACGCTGGCCATCGACCAGATCGGGGAAATCAGCCATTCGATCTCGAGCGTTCAGGAGCCCTCATGA
- a CDS encoding bifunctional FO biosynthesis protein CofGH, which yields MALNPARGADLPSPVIPPKSGAPDPAALRRVLRRARDGVALNADEAAIAMTARGDDLADLCASAARVRDAGLEAAGRRGATGRLPVSYSRKVFIPVTHLCRDTCHYCTFVTVPGKLRAQGTGMYMEPDEILDVARRGAELGCKEALFTLGDRPEERWDEARQWLDERGYDSTLDYVRAMAVRVLEETGLLPHLNPGVMSWSELSRLKPVAPSMGMMLETTSRRLFETKGLAHYGSPDKDPEVRLRTLADAGRLSIPFTTGLLVGIGETLTERAETIHAIRRLHKEFGHVQEVIVQNFRAKDHTAMASVPDAGIDDFLATLAVTRLVMGPKMRVQAPPNLVSRAECLALLGAGVDDWGGVSPLTPDHVNPERPWPALDELAAVTAEAGYDLVQRLTAQPPYVQAGAGWIDPRVAGHVSALADPDTGYALDVNPVGRPWQEPDEAAESLGRTDLHAAIDSQGRLTETRSDLGSAFGDWESIREKVHELAARAPERLDTDVLAALRSAERDPAGCSDDEYLALATADGPAMEAVAALADSLRRDTVGDDVTFVVNRNINFTNICYTGCRFCAFAQRKGDADAYSLSTAEVADRAWEAHVAGATEVCMQGGIDPDLPVTGYADLVRAVKARVPSMHVHAFSPMEIANGVTKSGLSIREWLTSLREAGLDTIPGTAAEILDDEVRWVLTKGKLPTSMWIEVITTAHEVGLRSSSTMMYGHVDTPRHWVGHLNVLREIQDRTGGFTEFVPLPFVHQSSPLYLAGGARPGPTHRDNRAVHALARIMLHGRISNIQTSWVKLGTERTQVMLRGGANDLGGTLMEETISRMAGSEFGSYKSVEDLVDIAAGIGRPARQRTTTYAPLAA from the coding sequence GTGGCTCTGAACCCTGCGCGCGGCGCCGACCTGCCCAGCCCGGTGATTCCCCCGAAATCAGGCGCCCCGGACCCGGCCGCCCTGCGGCGAGTCCTCCGCCGGGCCCGAGACGGTGTCGCGCTCAACGCCGACGAAGCCGCCATCGCCATGACGGCGCGCGGAGACGATCTGGCCGACCTGTGTGCGAGCGCGGCGCGGGTCCGCGACGCGGGTCTGGAGGCCGCCGGGCGCCGCGGCGCCACCGGGCGCCTGCCGGTGAGCTACTCCCGCAAGGTCTTCATCCCGGTCACCCATCTGTGCCGCGACACCTGCCACTACTGCACGTTCGTCACCGTCCCGGGCAAGCTGCGCGCCCAGGGCACAGGGATGTACATGGAGCCCGACGAGATTCTCGACGTGGCTCGCCGCGGCGCCGAATTGGGTTGCAAGGAAGCGCTGTTCACCCTCGGCGACCGGCCGGAGGAGCGGTGGGACGAGGCGCGGCAGTGGCTCGACGAGCGCGGCTACGACTCGACGCTGGACTATGTGCGGGCGATGGCGGTGCGCGTCCTCGAGGAGACCGGCCTGCTCCCGCACCTGAACCCGGGCGTGATGAGCTGGTCGGAGCTGTCGCGGCTCAAGCCGGTGGCGCCGTCGATGGGCATGATGCTCGAGACCACGTCACGGCGGCTTTTCGAGACCAAGGGGCTGGCCCACTACGGCAGCCCGGACAAAGACCCCGAGGTACGGCTGCGCACCCTCGCCGATGCCGGCCGGTTGTCCATCCCGTTCACCACCGGCCTGCTCGTCGGCATCGGTGAGACGCTGACCGAACGGGCTGAGACCATCCACGCCATCCGGCGCCTGCACAAGGAGTTCGGTCACGTCCAGGAAGTGATCGTGCAGAACTTCCGCGCCAAGGACCACACCGCGATGGCGTCGGTGCCCGACGCCGGTATCGACGACTTCCTCGCCACCCTGGCCGTGACCCGCCTGGTGATGGGCCCCAAGATGCGTGTCCAGGCGCCGCCGAATCTGGTGTCGCGGGCCGAGTGCCTGGCGCTGCTCGGCGCCGGCGTCGACGACTGGGGCGGAGTGTCGCCGCTGACGCCCGACCACGTCAACCCGGAACGGCCGTGGCCCGCGCTCGACGAATTGGCCGCGGTGACCGCCGAGGCGGGCTACGACCTGGTGCAGCGGCTGACCGCGCAGCCGCCGTACGTGCAGGCCGGTGCCGGCTGGATCGACCCGAGGGTGGCCGGCCACGTCAGCGCTCTGGCCGACCCCGACACCGGGTACGCGCTCGACGTCAACCCGGTGGGGCGGCCGTGGCAGGAGCCCGACGAGGCGGCCGAATCCCTGGGCCGCACCGATCTGCACGCCGCGATCGACAGTCAGGGCCGGCTCACCGAGACGCGCAGCGACCTCGGCAGTGCCTTCGGCGACTGGGAGTCCATCCGCGAGAAGGTGCACGAGTTGGCCGCGCGGGCGCCCGAACGCCTCGACACCGACGTGCTGGCGGCGCTGCGCTCCGCTGAGCGTGACCCCGCCGGGTGCAGCGACGACGAGTACCTGGCGCTGGCCACCGCCGACGGCCCTGCGATGGAAGCCGTTGCCGCGCTTGCCGATTCGCTACGGCGCGATACCGTCGGCGACGACGTGACCTTCGTGGTGAACCGCAACATCAACTTCACCAACATCTGCTACACCGGGTGCCGGTTCTGCGCGTTCGCGCAGCGCAAGGGTGACGCCGACGCGTACTCGCTGTCGACCGCCGAGGTCGCCGACCGGGCGTGGGAGGCGCACGTCGCCGGGGCCACCGAGGTGTGCATGCAGGGCGGCATCGATCCCGACCTGCCGGTCACCGGGTACGCCGATCTGGTCCGCGCCGTCAAAGCGCGGGTGCCGTCGATGCACGTGCACGCGTTCTCACCGATGGAGATCGCCAACGGAGTTACCAAGAGCGGGTTGAGTATTCGCGAATGGCTGACCTCGCTGCGCGAAGCCGGGCTGGACACCATCCCCGGCACCGCCGCGGAGATCCTCGACGACGAAGTGCGCTGGGTGCTGACCAAGGGCAAGCTGCCCACCTCGATGTGGATCGAGGTGATCACCACCGCGCACGAGGTCGGGCTGCGGTCCAGCTCGACGATGATGTACGGCCACGTGGACACCCCGCGCCACTGGGTCGGTCATCTGAACGTGTTGCGCGAGATCCAGGACCGCACGGGCGGATTCACCGAGTTCGTGCCCCTGCCGTTCGTGCACCAGTCGTCGCCCCTCTACCTGGCCGGGGGAGCGCGGCCGGGGCCGACGCACCGCGACAACCGCGCGGTGCACGCGCTGGCGCGAATCATGTTGCACGGCAGGATCTCCAACATCCAGACCAGCTGGGTCAAGCTGGGCACCGAGCGCACCCAGGTGATGCTGCGCGGCGGCGCGAACGACCTCGGCGGCACGCTGATGGAGGAGACGATCTCGCGGATGGCGGGCTCGGAGTTCGGCTCGTACAAGAGCGTGGAGGATCTGGTCGACATCGCGGCGGGCATCGGCAGGCCGGCGCGTCAGCGCACCACCACCTACGCGCCGCTGGCCGCCTGA
- the mshB gene encoding N-acetyl-1-D-myo-inositol-2-amino-2-deoxy-alpha-D-glucopyranoside deacetylase — protein sequence METPRLLFVHAHPDDETLTTGATIAHYAARGAQVQVVTCTLGEEGEVIGDRWALLAADRADQLGGYRIGELTAALAALGVDGPRFLGGAGRWRDSGMAGTPPRGRERFVDGDLAEQTAALAAVIDDLRPHVVVTYDPHGGYGHPDHIHTHRVTTAAVDAAGWRVPKVYWTVTSQTAMTEGLAALSDVPDGWIQLPADDLPIVGFGDDAIDAALDLTAHGAARVAALRAHETQVSVSPDGRTFALSNNIALPVDSTEYYVLAAGAAGERDARGWETDLLAGLELD from the coding sequence ATGGAGACCCCCCGGCTGCTCTTCGTCCACGCGCACCCCGACGACGAGACCCTCACCACCGGCGCGACCATCGCGCACTACGCCGCCCGGGGCGCGCAGGTGCAGGTCGTCACGTGCACGCTCGGGGAGGAGGGCGAGGTCATCGGCGACCGGTGGGCCCTGCTGGCCGCCGATCGCGCCGACCAGCTGGGCGGCTATCGCATCGGTGAACTGACCGCCGCCCTCGCCGCACTCGGGGTGGACGGGCCGCGCTTCCTCGGCGGCGCGGGCCGGTGGCGCGACTCCGGTATGGCGGGCACGCCGCCGCGCGGCCGGGAGCGCTTCGTCGACGGCGACCTCGCCGAGCAGACCGCGGCGCTGGCCGCGGTGATCGACGACCTGCGGCCCCACGTCGTCGTCACCTACGACCCGCACGGCGGATACGGCCACCCCGATCACATCCACACGCATCGTGTCACCACGGCGGCGGTCGACGCCGCCGGCTGGCGGGTGCCCAAGGTGTACTGGACCGTGACGTCGCAGACGGCGATGACCGAAGGGCTGGCGGCGCTGAGCGACGTCCCCGACGGGTGGATCCAGCTGCCGGCCGACGACCTCCCGATCGTCGGATTCGGCGACGACGCCATCGACGCTGCGCTGGATCTGACCGCGCACGGGGCCGCCCGGGTGGCCGCCCTGCGCGCTCATGAGACGCAGGTCAGCGTGTCACCCGATGGGCGCACCTTCGCGCTGTCGAACAACATTGCGCTGCCGGTCGATTCGACCGAGTACTACGTCCTGGCGGCGGGAGCCGCCGGCGAGCGCGACGCGCGCGGCTGGGAAACCGATCTGCTCGCCGGCCTGGAACTGGATTGA
- a CDS encoding chloride channel protein, producing MPRRAVEFGCAILVIGLLAGLAGAATTLVLHGVEHATYHYTLGTLLSGVESSTHLRRAVGPMLGGALAGCGWWLLHRRYQVPALSETIAGRRPVPRLVMTVDAGLQVLLVGSGASLGREGAPRQLAAAWGDLGTSRLTLTEQDRRILLACAAGAGLAAVYSVPLGGALFATRILLGTWHPRAVGTALITSSLAVAVAAPVTHLEHPLVWPDARLSPLLGFLALALAPLAAAVGLVFDRVSTAARRRAAHSWAVIPAIAAAGLATGVCSIWLPELPGNGRSVLQVSVNSGLTLTAAAAILLLKPLLTAVFLRAGAVGGLLTPALATGAAAGSVVALGLDQWAGTQLHVATMSLACAAGVLAITQRSPLFSTLFVWELARPPLWLLAVFAVCAYASYGLAVLRWRHRGVTAAA from the coding sequence GTGCCTCGTCGCGCGGTGGAGTTCGGATGCGCGATCCTCGTCATCGGTCTGCTCGCCGGTCTGGCCGGGGCCGCGACGACGTTGGTGCTGCACGGCGTCGAGCACGCCACCTATCACTACACCTTGGGCACGCTGCTCTCCGGCGTCGAATCCAGCACCCACTTGCGGCGGGCCGTCGGACCGATGCTGGGAGGTGCGCTCGCCGGCTGCGGCTGGTGGCTTCTGCACCGCCGTTACCAGGTGCCCGCACTGTCGGAGACGATCGCCGGCCGGCGGCCGGTGCCGAGGCTGGTGATGACGGTCGACGCGGGTCTGCAGGTGCTTCTCGTCGGGTCGGGAGCGTCTCTGGGACGCGAGGGTGCGCCGCGCCAGCTGGCGGCGGCATGGGGCGACCTCGGCACCTCGCGACTGACACTGACCGAGCAGGACCGCAGGATCCTGCTCGCGTGCGCGGCGGGTGCCGGGTTGGCCGCGGTGTACAGCGTCCCGCTCGGCGGTGCCCTGTTCGCCACCCGAATCCTGCTCGGCACATGGCATCCGCGGGCAGTCGGCACCGCGCTGATCACGTCGAGCCTGGCGGTCGCCGTCGCCGCGCCGGTCACCCACCTCGAGCATCCGCTCGTCTGGCCCGACGCCCGGTTGTCGCCCCTGCTCGGTTTCCTGGCCCTCGCGCTGGCTCCGCTCGCCGCCGCGGTCGGCTTGGTGTTCGACCGGGTGAGCACCGCGGCACGCCGGCGCGCCGCCCACTCGTGGGCGGTGATCCCGGCGATCGCGGCGGCCGGGCTCGCCACCGGCGTGTGCTCGATCTGGCTACCCGAACTGCCCGGCAACGGTCGCAGCGTTCTGCAGGTGAGCGTGAACAGCGGACTGACGCTCACCGCCGCCGCGGCCATTCTGCTGCTCAAGCCGCTGCTGACCGCCGTGTTCCTGCGGGCCGGCGCCGTCGGCGGGTTGCTCACACCGGCGCTGGCCACCGGCGCGGCCGCCGGTTCGGTCGTCGCGCTGGGCCTCGACCAGTGGGCGGGCACGCAGCTGCACGTGGCCACGATGTCGCTGGCCTGCGCGGCCGGCGTGCTGGCGATCACGCAGCGCTCGCCCCTGTTCTCCACGTTGTTCGTCTGGGAACTGGCCCGGCCGCCGCTGTGGCTGCTGGCGGTGTTCGCCGTGTGCGCCTACGCCTCCTACGGGCTGGCGGTGCTGCGGTGGCGGCACCGGGGCGTCACTGCGGCTGCTTGA
- a CDS encoding ABC transporter family substrate-binding protein yields the protein MTLLAGCTVSPPPAPQSTDTTKSTPPPPMKATQIIMAIDSIGPGFNVHLLSDQSPVNAAISSLVLPSSFRPIPDSRTPTGSRWEMDTSLLQSAEVTSQDPFTVTYKIRPEAQWTDNAPIGADDYWYLWRQMVSQPGAVDPAGYDLITGVQSVEGGKTAVVTFSQPYPAWRELFNNILPAHIVKDVPGGFPAGLAQAMPVTGGQFRVESIDPQRDEILLARNDRYWGEPATPDLILFRRGGAPAALADSIRNRDTQVAQVHGGSAVFAQLSAIPDVRTARIVTPRVMQLTLRAQQPALADAEVRKAVLGLLDVDLLASVGAGDDNTVTLAQAQVRSPSDPGYVPTAPPALTREGAMTLLADAGYQIDAAPPTTTAGPPAPGAPDANRGQLTKDGQPLTLVLGVANNDPTSVAVANTAADQLRSVGIVASVSALDPVALYGDALVNNKVDAVVGWHQAGGDLATALASRYGCPALEATAVPTTTGPTPAPPSATSQAPSTSNPPAGPPPPSTPPSTATATPPSPAPESGQLVQAPSNITGICDRSIQPRIDAALRGTADIGEVIDEVEPKLWNMSTVLPILQDTTIVAAGPSVQHVSLTGAVPVGIVGDAGKWVKQPQ from the coding sequence ATGACACTGCTCGCCGGGTGCACGGTGAGCCCCCCGCCGGCGCCGCAGAGCACCGACACCACGAAGTCCACGCCGCCGCCTCCGATGAAGGCGACGCAGATCATCATGGCGATCGACTCGATCGGGCCGGGGTTCAACGTGCACCTGCTCTCCGACCAGTCGCCGGTGAACGCCGCGATCAGCTCGCTCGTTCTGCCCAGCTCGTTTCGGCCCATCCCCGATTCGCGGACACCGACGGGTTCGCGGTGGGAGATGGACACCTCGCTGCTGCAGTCGGCCGAGGTCACCAGCCAGGACCCGTTCACGGTCACCTACAAGATCCGCCCCGAGGCGCAGTGGACGGACAACGCGCCGATCGGGGCGGACGACTACTGGTATCTGTGGCGGCAGATGGTCAGCCAACCCGGCGCGGTGGATCCCGCCGGCTACGACCTGATCACCGGTGTGCAGTCCGTCGAAGGCGGCAAGACGGCGGTGGTGACGTTCTCCCAGCCGTACCCGGCGTGGCGGGAACTGTTCAACAACATCCTGCCCGCCCACATCGTCAAGGACGTGCCCGGCGGATTCCCCGCGGGGCTGGCGCAGGCCATGCCGGTCACCGGGGGTCAGTTCCGCGTCGAGAGCATCGACCCGCAGCGCGACGAGATCCTGCTGGCCCGTAACGACCGCTACTGGGGCGAACCCGCCACGCCGGATCTGATCCTGTTCCGCCGTGGCGGCGCACCCGCCGCGCTGGCCGACTCGATCCGCAACCGCGACACCCAGGTCGCCCAGGTGCACGGCGGCTCCGCGGTCTTCGCGCAGCTGTCCGCGATCCCGGACGTGCGCACGGCGCGGATCGTCACCCCGCGCGTCATGCAGCTGACGCTGCGCGCCCAGCAGCCCGCGCTCGCCGACGCCGAGGTCCGCAAGGCCGTTCTCGGCCTGCTCGACGTCGACCTGCTGGCCTCGGTGGGAGCCGGCGACGACAACACCGTCACGCTGGCCCAGGCTCAGGTCCGCTCGCCGTCGGACCCCGGCTACGTGCCGACCGCTCCGCCCGCGCTGACCCGCGAGGGCGCCATGACCCTGCTCGCAGACGCCGGCTATCAGATCGACGCCGCGCCGCCGACGACGACGGCCGGCCCGCCGGCTCCCGGCGCGCCGGACGCCAACCGCGGGCAGCTCACCAAGGACGGCCAGCCGCTGACGCTCGTGCTCGGCGTCGCCAACAACGACCCGACGTCCGTGGCCGTCGCCAACACCGCTGCCGACCAACTGCGCAGCGTCGGGATCGTGGCGTCGGTGTCGGCGCTGGATCCCGTCGCCCTCTACGGCGATGCGCTGGTCAACAATAAGGTCGACGCGGTGGTCGGCTGGCACCAGGCCGGCGGCGACCTCGCCACCGCGCTGGCGTCGCGCTACGGATGCCCGGCCCTCGAGGCGACGGCCGTGCCGACCACCACCGGGCCCACGCCCGCGCCCCCGTCGGCGACGTCGCAGGCACCGTCGACGTCGAACCCGCCGGCGGGTCCACCGCCGCCGTCGACACCGCCGAGCACGGCGACCGCGACGCCGCCGAGCCCGGCGCCCGAGTCGGGCCAGCTGGTGCAGGCGCCCAGCAACATCACCGGAATCTGCGACCGCAGCATTCAGCCGCGCATCGACGCGGCGCTGCGCGGCACGGCGGACATCGGCGAGGTGATCGACGAAGTCGAACCCAAGCTGTGGAACATGTCGACGGTGCTGCCGATCCTGCAGGACACGACCATCGTGGCGGCCGGCCCGAGCGTGCAGCACGTCAGCCTCACCGGGGCGGTGCCGGTCGGCATCGTCGGCGACGCCGGCAAGTGGGTCAAGCAGCCGCAGTGA